One window of the Carnobacterium maltaromaticum DSM 20342 genome contains the following:
- the atpF gene encoding F0F1 ATP synthase subunit B, producing the protein MYGLVLGESTSAGDTIFVLVSFLLLLLVLKKFAWKPLMNIMEDREKQIAKNIDSAENSRIEANRLAVESKDSLEATRIEASAIIAKARENGENIQDEMLVKAKAEAERIIVDAKKDIELEKQKAIESVKNDVSHLSIDIATKLIGKELTSEDHAALIDKYIEGLADDE; encoded by the coding sequence ATGTACGGTTTAGTATTAGGAGAATCCACCAGTGCTGGAGATACAATTTTTGTCTTAGTGTCCTTCTTATTGCTATTGTTAGTTCTAAAGAAATTTGCTTGGAAACCTTTGATGAATATTATGGAAGATCGTGAAAAGCAAATTGCAAAAAATATCGACAGTGCAGAAAATTCTCGGATTGAGGCCAATCGTTTAGCCGTTGAAAGTAAAGATAGTCTTGAAGCGACAAGAATCGAAGCGTCAGCTATTATTGCGAAAGCTCGTGAAAATGGTGAAAATATTCAGGATGAGATGCTAGTAAAAGCGAAAGCAGAAGCTGAGCGTATCATAGTAGATGCTAAAAAAGATATTGAATTAGAAAAACAAAAAGCAATTGAGAGTGTCAAAAATGATGTCAGTCATTTATCAATTGACATTGCCACTAAACTGATTGGAAAAGAATTAACAAGTGAGGATCATGCCGCTTTAATCGATAAGTATATTGAAGGGTTGGCTGATGACGAATGA
- the atpE gene encoding F0F1 ATP synthase subunit C, which yields MGLIGAAIAVAGAAIGASLGNGKVISKTIESVARQPELQSRLQMMMFIGVGLIEAVPIMAVVIAFILVFK from the coding sequence ATGGGTTTAATCGGAGCAGCAATCGCAGTAGCAGGCGCAGCAATCGGAGCATCATTAGGAAATGGGAAAGTTATTTCAAAAACAATTGAGTCAGTGGCACGTCAACCTGAGCTACAAAGCAGACTACAAATGATGATGTTTATCGGAGTAGGTTTGATTGAAGCTGTTCCAATTATGGCTGTAGTAATTGCCTTTATTTTAGTGTTTAAATAA
- the atpB gene encoding F0F1 ATP synthase subunit A, whose protein sequence is MDHEAPIIHLFGLAFNVANMITVVAACLIVFLVTFFCTRKLQIKPTGGQNFIEWVVDFVRTIISGPMSWKEGQQFHLLGFTLLLFVFVSNMMGLPLVITIGGKGYWKSPTADPVVCLALALMVILLTHYFGVREQGFKNYFMNSYIRPVSFLLPIKLLEEFTNALTLALRLYGNVYAGEILLGLIASLGLSHGPWTWIVGLPLEMVWQGFSIFIGSIQAFVFTTLTMVYMAHKVQVEH, encoded by the coding sequence GTGGATCATGAAGCTCCAATAATTCATTTATTTGGCCTAGCGTTTAATGTAGCTAATATGATTACGGTTGTAGCAGCATGCTTAATTGTCTTTTTAGTCACTTTTTTCTGTACTAGAAAGTTACAAATTAAACCAACAGGCGGTCAAAACTTTATTGAATGGGTTGTTGATTTTGTGCGGACCATTATTTCTGGACCAATGTCTTGGAAAGAAGGCCAACAGTTTCATTTATTAGGTTTTACATTATTATTATTTGTGTTTGTATCTAATATGATGGGATTGCCACTGGTTATTACAATCGGAGGAAAAGGGTACTGGAAGAGTCCAACTGCGGACCCAGTAGTGTGTTTAGCTTTAGCATTAATGGTTATTTTACTTACTCATTATTTTGGAGTACGTGAACAAGGGTTTAAAAACTATTTTATGAATAGCTATATTAGACCAGTTTCGTTTTTATTGCCAATTAAATTATTAGAAGAATTTACAAATGCTTTAACGTTAGCTTTACGTTTGTATGGTAACGTTTATGCAGGGGAAATTTTGCTAGGTTTGATTGCAAGTTTAGGACTTAGTCACGGACCATGGACCTGGATCGTAGGTCTCCCATTGGAAATGGTTTGGCAAGGATTCTCAATCTTTATCGGAAGTATTCAAGCTTTTGTATTTACCACATTAACGATGGTATACATGGCGCACAAAGTACAGGTAGAACACTAA
- the upp gene encoding uracil phosphoribosyltransferase, which produces MGKFQVLDHPLIQHKLTMIRESKCGTKVFREVVNEIAMLMAYEVSRDMPLEDVEIETPLVKTVQKQLSGKKVAIVPILRAGLGMVDGMLEMIPAAKVGHIGLYRDHESLEPVEYFVKLPSDIQERQMFVVDPMLATGGSAIMAIDALKRRGATTIKFVCLVAAPEGVQALQDAHPDVDIYVAALDEKLDENGYIVPGLGDAGDRLFGTK; this is translated from the coding sequence ATGGGTAAATTTCAAGTATTAGATCATCCGTTAATCCAACACAAATTAACAATGATTCGCGAGTCAAAATGTGGGACAAAGGTTTTTAGAGAAGTTGTTAATGAAATCGCTATGTTGATGGCTTATGAAGTCTCAAGAGACATGCCACTAGAAGATGTTGAGATTGAAACGCCTTTAGTTAAAACAGTACAAAAACAATTATCTGGGAAAAAAGTAGCAATTGTTCCAATCTTGAGAGCAGGTTTAGGAATGGTTGATGGAATGTTAGAAATGATTCCAGCTGCTAAAGTTGGACACATCGGCTTGTACCGTGATCATGAATCACTAGAACCAGTTGAATATTTTGTTAAATTACCAAGTGATATTCAAGAACGTCAAATGTTTGTTGTTGATCCAATGTTAGCAACAGGTGGTTCGGCAATTATGGCGATTGACGCTTTAAAACGCCGTGGCGCAACAACGATTAAATTTGTTTGTTTAGTAGCAGCTCCAGAAGGAGTTCAAGCATTGCAAGATGCTCACCCTGATGTAGATATTTATGTTGCAGCACTTGATGAAAAATTAGATGAAAATGGCTATATCGTTCCAGGTCTTGGCGATGCAGGAGACCGTTTATTCGGAACTAAATAA
- the glyA gene encoding serine hydroxymethyltransferase encodes MENGVLNLTFKDFDPELWAAIDQEKERQEHNIELIASENFVSKAVREAQGSILTNKYAEGYPGKRYYGGCEYIDIVENLAIDRVKELFGAEYANVQPHSGSQANMAAFNALIEPGDTVLGMDLTHGGHLTHGSPVNFSGKTYNFIAYGVDPTTEKIDYDEVRRIAIEGQPKLIIAGASAYSRAIDFAKFKEIADEVGAYFLVDMAHIAGLVAAGAHQNPVLYADIVTSTTHKTLRGPRGGLILAKEKYGKALNSAIFPGIQGGPLEHVIAGKAVAFKEAMTPEFKTYSEQVIKNAQAMQSVFNESVGHLISEGTDNHLLLLDVTNFGLNGKEAEAILDSVGITVNKNTIPFEKLSPFKTSGIRIGTPAITTRGFKEEDAEEVARLIVAALTAKDDAEQLKSISQDVRSLTIKHPLYDEND; translated from the coding sequence ATGGAGAATGGAGTGTTGAATTTGACTTTTAAAGATTTTGATCCAGAATTATGGGCAGCAATTGACCAAGAAAAAGAGCGCCAGGAGCACAATATTGAATTAATTGCTTCAGAAAACTTTGTATCTAAAGCAGTACGTGAAGCACAAGGCAGTATCCTAACAAACAAATATGCAGAAGGGTACCCTGGAAAAAGATATTACGGTGGCTGTGAATACATAGATATCGTTGAGAATCTTGCTATTGATCGGGTTAAAGAGTTATTCGGAGCAGAATATGCCAACGTTCAACCACATTCAGGTTCACAAGCCAACATGGCTGCTTTTAATGCTTTAATTGAACCAGGTGATACTGTTCTCGGAATGGACTTAACACATGGTGGTCATTTAACTCATGGTTCACCAGTGAATTTTAGTGGGAAAACCTATAACTTTATTGCTTATGGTGTTGATCCAACAACAGAGAAGATTGATTATGATGAAGTTCGTCGCATTGCGATTGAAGGTCAACCTAAATTAATTATTGCTGGAGCTAGTGCATATTCACGCGCAATTGATTTTGCTAAATTTAAAGAAATTGCCGATGAAGTTGGTGCCTACTTCTTAGTAGATATGGCTCACATTGCTGGTTTAGTAGCTGCAGGAGCACATCAAAATCCAGTTTTATATGCAGACATTGTAACATCAACGACTCATAAAACATTACGTGGTCCTCGTGGAGGGTTAATTTTAGCGAAAGAAAAATATGGAAAAGCATTAAATAGTGCTATTTTCCCTGGAATCCAAGGTGGTCCATTAGAGCATGTCATTGCTGGAAAAGCTGTGGCTTTTAAAGAAGCAATGACACCAGAATTTAAAACCTATTCTGAACAAGTCATAAAAAATGCACAAGCAATGCAATCAGTTTTCAATGAGTCTGTTGGTCATTTGATTAGTGAAGGAACAGACAACCATTTACTTCTATTAGATGTAACAAATTTTGGTTTAAATGGTAAAGAAGCAGAAGCTATTTTAGATAGCGTTGGGATTACAGTTAATAAAAATACAATTCCATTTGAAAAACTTAGTCCATTTAAAACGAGTGGTATTCGAATTGGTACTCCAGCGATTACAACTCGAGGATTTAAAGAAGAAGATGCAGAAGAAGTTGCTAGACTAATTGTTGCAGCATTAACAGCCAAAGATGATGCTGAACAGTTGAAATCAATTAGCCAAGACGTTCGTTCTTTAACAATTAAACATCCACTTTATGATGAAAATGACTAA
- a CDS encoding L-threonylcarbamoyladenylate synthase yields the protein METSFFKENNLSEAAKLIQAGELVAFPTETVYGLGADALNEEAVKKVYAAKGRPSDNPLIVHIARREELESLVAEIPAIAEPLIKKFWPGPLTLIFKAKPGFFSTSVTAGLESVAIRMPDNSLTLKLIQLAERPLVGPSANTSGRPSPTSAEHVYHDLEGKIAGIIDGGATGIGLESTVLDLTSPENPLILRPGAITQQDLKEVLGKDVMYDHHLIGKEEAPKAPGMKYTHYAPEEPVILVKGTDYNLWRKAITHYLEQGETIGILANEEIISKVKSEVEDVFSLGLKANVNEASHSLYAGLRFFEKTKVTLILAEACEINDNTRAYMNRLEKSAGGKYF from the coding sequence ATGGAAACAAGCTTTTTTAAAGAAAACAATTTATCTGAGGCGGCGAAACTCATTCAAGCTGGAGAGCTAGTGGCTTTCCCCACAGAAACAGTCTATGGCTTAGGTGCAGATGCGTTGAATGAAGAGGCTGTAAAAAAAGTTTACGCGGCAAAGGGGCGCCCTAGTGACAATCCTTTAATTGTTCATATTGCCAGACGTGAGGAGCTTGAATCTCTAGTTGCTGAAATTCCAGCTATTGCAGAACCATTAATCAAAAAATTCTGGCCGGGGCCATTAACCTTAATCTTTAAGGCGAAACCAGGTTTTTTTTCAACAAGTGTTACTGCTGGCTTAGAGAGTGTCGCCATTCGTATGCCGGATAACAGTTTGACATTAAAGCTAATTCAATTGGCGGAGAGACCCTTAGTTGGACCAAGTGCGAATACATCAGGACGCCCAAGCCCGACTTCAGCTGAACATGTGTATCATGACTTAGAAGGCAAAATTGCGGGAATTATTGATGGAGGTGCAACTGGTATTGGCTTGGAGTCAACGGTTTTAGATCTGACTTCCCCCGAGAATCCACTTATATTAAGACCTGGAGCAATTACTCAACAAGACTTAAAAGAAGTACTTGGTAAAGACGTTATGTACGATCACCATTTAATTGGAAAAGAGGAAGCACCTAAAGCACCTGGGATGAAGTACACACATTATGCACCAGAAGAGCCTGTTATTCTAGTTAAAGGCACTGACTATAATCTTTGGCGAAAAGCAATAACTCATTACTTGGAGCAAGGTGAAACCATCGGAATTTTAGCAAATGAAGAAATTATTTCGAAAGTTAAGTCTGAAGTTGAAGATGTTTTTTCTTTAGGGTTAAAAGCGAACGTTAACGAGGCTTCTCATTCTTTATATGCGGGTTTACGTTTTTTTGAAAAGACGAAAGTAACATTGATTTTAGCAGAAGCTTGTGAAATCAATGATAATACACGAGCATATATGAATAGATTAGAAAAATCTGCTGGTGGAAAATATTTTTAA
- the prmC gene encoding peptide chain release factor N(5)-glutamine methyltransferase: MATNSSYKEVLNWASSFLESHGLEGYAAERFLLERMEWTKTDLILNLATEIPEKVKEQLESDVIEHSKGKPVQHILGYEWFYDRPFKVTADTLIPRPETEEIVAKFLARNGQKQDGLTVLDVGTGTGAIAITVKKERPMDLVTAIDISSEALSVAKENALKLDADIRFLEGDLSAPVSHEKFDVVLSNPPYISEAERPLVDDIVFFNEPHLALFAKHDGLFIYERLAKELPYLMKPAGQIILEIGFQQGVAVKKLFTTAFPFAKVTVEKDMSGLDRMIYVQLP; the protein is encoded by the coding sequence ATGGCAACTAATTCATCTTATAAGGAAGTCCTTAACTGGGCTTCCTCTTTTTTAGAGAGTCATGGACTAGAAGGATATGCAGCTGAACGTTTTTTATTAGAGCGGATGGAGTGGACTAAAACAGATTTAATCCTAAATTTAGCTACTGAAATCCCAGAAAAAGTCAAAGAACAATTGGAATCAGATGTAATCGAACATAGTAAAGGAAAACCTGTGCAACACATTTTAGGCTACGAATGGTTTTATGATCGCCCATTTAAAGTTACGGCAGATACCTTAATTCCGCGTCCTGAAACTGAGGAAATTGTAGCGAAATTTTTGGCGAGAAATGGGCAGAAACAAGATGGTTTGACTGTGTTAGATGTTGGTACAGGAACTGGGGCAATTGCGATTACAGTAAAAAAAGAACGTCCGATGGATCTAGTGACAGCTATCGATATTTCATCAGAAGCTTTGAGTGTTGCCAAGGAAAATGCACTAAAATTAGATGCAGATATTCGTTTTTTAGAAGGGGATCTATCTGCACCTGTTAGTCATGAGAAATTTGATGTAGTGCTATCAAACCCACCTTATATTTCTGAAGCAGAGCGTCCATTAGTTGATGACATCGTCTTTTTCAATGAACCCCATCTAGCTTTATTTGCTAAACATGACGGCTTGTTTATCTACGAACGATTAGCTAAAGAGTTACCATATTTAATGAAACCAGCCGGTCAAATTATTTTGGAAATTGGTTTTCAACAGGGAGTGGCTGTAAAAAAACTATTTACGACGGCCTTTCCATTCGCTAAAGTTACAGTAGAAAAAGATATGTCTGGCTTAGACAGAATGATATACGTTCAGTTACCTTAA
- the prfA gene encoding peptide chain release factor 1, giving the protein MYDKLQGVEGRYEELGELLSDPEVISDTKRLMALTKEEANLRETVSVYRRYKVVVDDIADTEEMLGENLDSDMAEMAKEELSALKKEKEALEETIKILLLPKDENDDKNIIMEIRGAAGGDEAALFAGDLFGMYQKYAEGQGWKTEVLEANITGIGGYKEIIFMITGNNVFSKLKYESGAHRVQRVPSTESQGRIHTSTATVVVMPEAEEVEINIADKDIRTDIYHASGAGGQHVNKTASAVRLTHLPTGIAVAMQDERSQIKNREKAMKILRARVYDQIRNEAQSEYDANRKSAIGTGDRSERIRTYNFPQNRVTDHRIGLTIQKLDQILAGKLDEIVDALIVYDQTEKLEQMKNGN; this is encoded by the coding sequence ATGTATGATAAATTACAAGGCGTTGAAGGCCGATATGAAGAATTAGGAGAGCTACTTAGCGATCCGGAAGTTATTAGTGATACGAAGCGTTTAATGGCTTTGACGAAAGAAGAGGCTAATTTAAGAGAGACGGTTAGTGTCTATCGTCGGTATAAAGTTGTTGTAGATGATATTGCCGATACGGAAGAAATGCTAGGAGAAAATTTAGATTCTGATATGGCAGAAATGGCTAAAGAAGAACTTTCAGCATTGAAAAAAGAAAAAGAAGCGCTTGAAGAAACAATTAAAATCTTGCTTCTTCCTAAGGATGAAAATGATGATAAGAATATCATTATGGAAATTCGGGGAGCTGCTGGTGGCGATGAGGCAGCTTTATTTGCTGGCGATTTATTTGGTATGTATCAGAAATACGCAGAAGGTCAAGGCTGGAAGACTGAAGTATTAGAAGCAAATATTACTGGGATTGGTGGTTATAAAGAAATTATCTTTATGATTACTGGGAATAATGTTTTCTCAAAACTAAAATACGAAAGTGGCGCTCACCGTGTTCAACGCGTTCCGTCAACTGAATCGCAAGGACGTATCCACACTTCAACTGCAACAGTTGTTGTAATGCCAGAAGCAGAAGAAGTTGAAATTAACATTGCAGATAAAGATATTCGTACGGATATCTATCATGCCAGTGGAGCTGGTGGACAGCACGTTAATAAGACTGCATCTGCTGTTCGTTTAACCCATTTACCAACTGGAATTGCTGTTGCGATGCAAGATGAACGTTCTCAAATTAAAAATAGAGAGAAAGCAATGAAAATTTTACGTGCGCGTGTCTATGATCAAATTCGCAATGAAGCTCAAAGTGAGTACGATGCAAACCGTAAATCAGCTATCGGGACTGGTGATCGTTCTGAACGCATTAGAACGTATAACTTTCCGCAAAACCGCGTGACGGATCACCGAATTGGTTTAACCATCCAAAAGTTAGATCAGATTTTAGCTGGTAAATTAGATGAGATTGTCGATGCATTAATCGTATACGATCAAACCGAAAAATTGGAGCAAATGAAAAATGGCAACTAA
- a CDS encoding thymidine kinase, translating into MAQLFFKYGAMNSGKTIEILKVAHNYEEQNKPVVIMTSGIDDRDEVGFVSSRIGLRREAVPVFDETNIYHIIDEMAIKPACILIDESQFLTKEHVYQLAHIVDDLDIPVMAFGLKNDFRNELFEGSHYLLIYADKIEEMKTICWYCHKKAIMNMRLVDGQPVYTGEQIQIGGNESYLPVCRKHYHHPPHH; encoded by the coding sequence ATGGCACAACTTTTTTTTAAGTATGGCGCAATGAATAGTGGTAAAACAATTGAAATCTTAAAAGTTGCTCATAACTATGAAGAGCAAAATAAACCTGTTGTCATTATGACTAGTGGGATTGATGATCGAGATGAAGTTGGCTTTGTTTCTAGTCGTATCGGATTACGGCGTGAAGCGGTACCTGTATTTGATGAAACCAATATTTATCATATAATTGACGAAATGGCCATTAAGCCAGCGTGTATTTTAATTGATGAATCACAATTTTTAACAAAAGAACATGTCTATCAGTTGGCACATATTGTAGACGATTTAGATATTCCAGTGATGGCATTTGGCTTGAAAAATGATTTCAGAAATGAATTATTTGAAGGTTCACATTATTTATTGATTTATGCAGATAAAATTGAAGAAATGAAAACCATTTGTTGGTACTGTCATAAAAAAGCGATTATGAATATGCGCTTAGTAGACGGTCAACCTGTTTATACCGGAGAACAAATTCAGATTGGTGGAAATGAGTCTTATTTGCCTGTTTGTCGTAAACACTACCATCATCCTCCACATCATTAG
- a CDS encoding Mur ligase family protein, with protein sequence MSIRSSFAIMVGKTTRWGLHTFFKGGSSLPGMITQKIDPNVLGALAKDYEVVIVTGTNGKTLTTALTFQVLKQKYPNIITNPTGANMQQGIISTFLMHDSANQKDQKKIAVLEVDEASLVHVTKYIKPKAILFTNVFRDQMDRFGEIYTIYQMMVDGAALAPTAKIISNGDAPIFNSLDTVNERIYFGFDDQPDGELMAHYNTDGILCPHCQNILHYKFITYSNLGKYYCPNCDFKRPELTYRLTKMLKMDHQSSKFEIDGEAFQINVGGLYNVYNALSAYSIGRLFDVSPAEIRAGFNLAEKVFGRQEVIKIGEKEITINLVKNPVGLNQILEMIALDPRPFSLVSILNANYADGIDVSWIWDANYEKIMEMDIKQFTVSGERVNDIATRLEVAGVPKDELQVLPNLSDVIKSFEKAPTEHIYVLATYTAVLQLRKELAAAGYVKEGM encoded by the coding sequence GTGAGTATACGTAGTTCATTTGCAATTATGGTTGGTAAAACGACAAGATGGGGGCTTCATACTTTTTTTAAAGGTGGCAGCAGTTTGCCTGGTATGATTACTCAAAAAATAGATCCTAATGTTTTGGGGGCCTTAGCTAAAGATTATGAAGTTGTTATTGTTACTGGGACAAACGGAAAGACTTTAACAACAGCACTAACCTTTCAAGTTTTAAAGCAAAAATATCCAAACATTATTACAAATCCAACTGGTGCAAATATGCAACAAGGGATTATTTCAACCTTTTTAATGCATGATTCAGCGAATCAAAAGGATCAGAAAAAAATTGCTGTACTAGAAGTTGATGAAGCTAGTTTAGTTCATGTGACTAAGTATATTAAACCTAAAGCTATTCTTTTTACAAATGTTTTCCGAGACCAAATGGATCGTTTTGGAGAAATTTATACGATTTATCAAATGATGGTCGATGGCGCAGCTTTGGCACCAACTGCTAAAATTATTAGCAATGGTGATGCCCCTATTTTTAATTCATTAGACACTGTTAATGAACGTATTTACTTTGGCTTTGACGACCAACCTGATGGAGAGTTGATGGCCCATTATAATACTGATGGAATTTTATGTCCACACTGTCAAAATATTCTTCATTATAAATTTATTACTTATAGTAATTTAGGGAAATACTACTGCCCTAATTGCGATTTCAAACGACCTGAGTTAACTTATCGCTTAACAAAAATGCTGAAAATGGACCACCAAAGTTCTAAATTTGAAATTGATGGCGAAGCTTTTCAAATTAATGTTGGAGGGTTATATAATGTTTATAATGCACTATCAGCCTATTCAATTGGACGCCTATTTGATGTTTCCCCTGCTGAAATTAGAGCTGGTTTTAATTTAGCTGAAAAAGTATTTGGACGCCAAGAAGTAATTAAAATTGGCGAAAAAGAAATTACTATTAATTTAGTCAAAAACCCAGTTGGATTGAACCAAATTTTAGAAATGATTGCTTTAGATCCAAGACCTTTTTCACTTGTTTCTATTTTAAATGCAAATTATGCTGATGGAATTGATGTTAGTTGGATTTGGGATGCAAATTATGAAAAAATAATGGAAATGGATATTAAACAATTTACAGTTAGTGGCGAACGCGTCAACGATATCGCTACGCGTTTGGAAGTAGCGGGTGTACCAAAAGATGAATTACAAGTTTTGCCTAATTTAAGTGATGTCATTAAAAGCTTTGAAAAAGCTCCAACTGAGCATATATACGTGTTGGCAACTTATACCGCCGTCCTACAACTGCGTAAAGAGTTAGCAGCTGCAGGCTACGTTAAGGAGGGAATGTAA
- a CDS encoding type 1 glutamine amidotransferase — protein MEELAVCHLYGNLLNTYGDNGNLLMLNHRAKQMGIHLNTEIISLKDDFDPKKYDLVFFGGGQDYEQLIVSRDIQSKKAALTEYIEAGGVTLAICGGYQLLGHYYMDASGNKIDGIGALDHYTLSQDNSRFIGDIIIKNEEFGETYVGFENHNGMTFLGKGEKPLGVVQQGKGNNGEDKTEGAIYKQTYCSYFHGPLLVKNTILADRLLHAAMDRKKQKN, from the coding sequence ATGGAAGAATTAGCAGTTTGCCATCTTTATGGTAATTTATTAAACACATATGGTGATAATGGCAACTTATTAATGTTAAATCATCGTGCCAAACAAATGGGCATCCATTTAAATACTGAAATTATTAGTTTGAAGGATGATTTTGATCCGAAAAAATACGATCTTGTCTTCTTCGGTGGAGGTCAAGATTACGAGCAACTAATTGTCTCTCGTGATATTCAATCAAAAAAAGCAGCTTTAACTGAGTATATTGAAGCTGGTGGAGTTACTTTAGCAATTTGTGGTGGTTACCAATTGTTAGGTCACTATTATATGGACGCTAGTGGCAATAAAATTGATGGAATCGGCGCCCTAGATCACTATACACTAAGCCAAGATAACAGTCGCTTTATTGGCGATATCATTATTAAGAATGAAGAGTTTGGCGAAACTTATGTTGGATTTGAAAACCATAATGGCATGACCTTTTTAGGTAAAGGCGAAAAACCTTTAGGGGTTGTTCAACAAGGAAAAGGCAATAATGGTGAAGATAAAACAGAGGGTGCTATCTATAAACAAACCTACTGTTCATACTTCCATGGTCCTTTACTTGTAAAAAATACGATTTTAGCTGATCGTTTGTTACATGCAGCAATGGATCGAAAAAAACAAAAAAATTAA
- a CDS encoding D-alanyl-D-alanine carboxypeptidase family protein has translation MSEVKELIKNKKRILYVLAILVAIISLSFYLLGIYGKQLNQGSKTKIGETSELVVDLNNQKVLYQKNPNKARPLASLTKLMTIYLTYEALENNQLNSSEELELPYLNDSQAVSLRSITADEKSQWSVADLMAAAMVMSANDAAEALGNRLGGENEFIQQMNQKAQELKLSKKTNFTSSSGLPTEKGESVATAKDLAILAKALVTDYPQVLEQTRAASWTLSTGGIIDSTNGLLTSNQHDFEVDGLKTGYTEDAGYCYIGTASKGEQRLLVIVLGTNNSEERFLKADKLLQKYFD, from the coding sequence ATGTCTGAGGTGAAGGAATTGATAAAAAATAAGAAACGAATTCTGTATGTGTTAGCTATATTAGTCGCAATTATTAGTTTGAGTTTTTATTTACTAGGTATATATGGAAAACAATTAAATCAAGGAAGTAAAACCAAAATAGGAGAAACCAGTGAACTTGTAGTTGACCTTAATAATCAAAAAGTTTTATATCAAAAAAATCCAAATAAAGCTAGACCTTTAGCCAGTTTAACTAAGTTAATGACGATTTATTTAACATATGAAGCGCTAGAAAATAATCAGTTGAATTCATCAGAGGAATTGGAATTGCCTTACTTAAACGATAGCCAGGCTGTTAGCTTACGAAGTATAACAGCTGATGAAAAGAGTCAATGGTCAGTCGCTGACTTAATGGCTGCTGCAATGGTTATGTCAGCTAACGATGCAGCAGAGGCCTTAGGAAATCGTTTGGGAGGAGAAAATGAATTCATTCAACAAATGAACCAAAAAGCCCAAGAGTTAAAACTTTCAAAGAAAACTAATTTTACTAGTTCTAGCGGTCTTCCGACTGAAAAAGGAGAATCCGTGGCAACAGCAAAAGATTTGGCTATTTTAGCAAAAGCGCTAGTGACAGATTATCCACAGGTTTTAGAGCAGACTCGCGCGGCAAGTTGGACTTTAAGTACAGGAGGAATAATTGATTCAACGAATGGTTTGCTAACCAGCAACCAGCATGATTTTGAAGTTGATGGTCTTAAAACAGGCTATACAGAAGATGCAGGCTACTGTTATATAGGAACGGCCAGTAAAGGTGAGCAACGCTTACTAGTCATTGTCTTAGGCACCAATAATTCTGAAGAACGATTTTTAAAAGCGGATAAATTGCTACAAAAATACTTTGATTAA